The sequence AAAGGAAGGCCCGCAGAACATGAAACATGATAGTTTACTATGTTTGTTGGCAGCTGAAACTAACTGAACGTGCCCATCCCTTGTAGTATAAATTTTATAGCCTTAGAATATGATGACATTATTTTTAATCCACCACTACATACTTCTTAAATGCATTTAGGCAAATGCTAATTTTTGAACTATTGCTTTTCAAAACTTTCAGGTTGCCAAGGATCCATCAGGGAAGGACATCAATGCACTTGAGCAGCACATCAAGAACCTCCTGAGCCCTTCCACCCCATTTTTCTTCAATACTCTGTACGACCCTTACCGTGTTGGCGCCAATTTTGTTCGTGGGTACCCCTACAGCCTTCGTGAGGGTGTCCCAACTGTTGTTTCTCACGAGCTTTGGCTCAACATTCCAGACTGCGATGCCCCTACCCAGCTTGTTAAGCCCCTTGAGAGAAACACcaggtaaaaatgatatatttcaGCGTGTAGGTTCCATCATTCAGGTGGCCACCTTTTGCTAACTGGTGTTTCTCTTGCAATCAGGTATGTGGATGCTATTCTTACGATCCCAAAGGGCACCCTCTTTCCTATGTGTGGAATGAACCTTGCATTTGACCGTGAGCTCATTGGTCCTGCAATGTACTTTGGTCTTTGGGTGATGGCCAACCTATTGGACTTGTTTTGCAGCCATTTGACTGGATTAAGAAAACTTTCTTCGAGAAACCCCAACCAGAGGCATAAAAGGCTTGCAAGTCTGCAACTTTGGTACATCACTTTTGTCTGGGATGGTTCCTGACTGAAGAGAACTTGGATAACTCAGCAAATAATACGAGACCCCCTCGTGTTTACTTGTTTGTTTTTTTATTATTCAGATGTAGGCAATTCCCACGAGGGagatagtgaaagggaattaggcttacacctagtccctaaatatttttggtggttgaattgcccaacacaaatattggactaactagcttactctagtgtataagttatacaggtgcaaaaggttcacacttagccaataaaaagaccaagtgttgggttcaacaaaagagcaagagtcaaccgaaggctcctctggtctggcgcaccggactgtccggtgtgccaccggacatgtccggtgcaccagaggactccgacttcaaagtcttcgctctcgggaatttccagaagccactcctctataattcatcggactgtccggagtacaccggacatgtccggtgctccaaggaagagaggcctccggaactcgccagcctcgggttttcacttcggctgctccactaaaattcaccggaccgtccggtgtacaccggactgtccggtgtaacagcggggcaacggctatttcggcgccaacggctacctgcgacgcatttaatgcgcgccagaagcgtgcagtcgtcaggcacgcgggagcaggcgcaccggacattgaacagtacatgtccggtgtgcaccggacatcaaggcgggccctgaAGACAGAACCCCAACGATCAAATTGcaacgactttggtgacgtggctgtcgcaccggacatgtccggtgtgcaccggactgtccggtgcgccatcgaacagacagcctccaccaacggtcaagtttggtggttggggctataaataccccaaccacccccacattcatggcatccaagttttccacttcccaactacttacaagagctaggcattcaattctagacacaccaaagagatcaaatcctctccaattccacaaaaggctttagtgattagcgagagagatttgccgtgttcttttgagctcttgtgcttggattgcttcttttctttctcacttgctcttgtgatcaacactcaattgtaatcaaggcaagaggcaccaattgtgtggtggcccttgcggggaagttttattcccggctttgatttgagaagagaagctcactcggtccgagggaccgtttgagagagggaagggttgaaagagacccggcctttgtggcctcctcaacggggagtaggtttgagagaaccgaacctcggtaaaacaaatccgcgtgtctcacttcactattcgcttgcgatttgttttgtgccctctcttgcggacttgattatatttctaacgctaacccggcttgtagttgtgattatttttgagaatttcagtttcgccctattcaccccccctctaggcgactttcaattggtatcaaagcccggtgcttcattagagcctaaccgctcgaagtgatgtcgggagatcacgccaagaaggagatggagaccggcgaaaagcccactacaagccacgggagcacttcatcggaagagtcccgcaccaagaggaaggagaagaagaagagctcctccaacaaaggaaaggagaagaaatcctcttctcaccacaaa is a genomic window of Zea mays cultivar B73 chromosome 5, Zm-B73-REFERENCE-NAM-5.0, whole genome shotgun sequence containing:
- the LOC109939900 gene encoding UDP-arabinopyranose mutase 3 — protein: MQVAKDPSGKDINALEQHIKNLLSPSTPFFFNTLYDPYRVGANFVRGYPYSLREGVPTVVSHELWLNIPDCDAPTQLVKPLERNTRYVDAILTIPKGTLFPMCGMNLAFDRELIGPAMYFGLWVMANLLDLFCSHLTGLRKLSSRNPNQRHKRLASLQLWYITFVWDGS